One region of Turicibacter bilis genomic DNA includes:
- the moaC gene encoding cyclic pyranopterin monophosphate synthase MoaC, with product MSDKLTHFNEEGHAIMVDVTDKVATQREAVAKGKIVVSQEIIDRIKNNEIEKGDVLGIARIAGIMAVKKTSELIPLCHPLFISKCAIDFEINEAESYIEASCTVKVDQKTGVEMEALTGVNIALLTIYDMCKAIDKKMELTDIRLCYKSGGKSGVFVNEERS from the coding sequence ATGAGCGATAAATTAACACATTTTAACGAAGAAGGGCATGCCATTATGGTCGATGTCACAGATAAAGTGGCGACACAACGAGAAGCCGTTGCGAAAGGAAAAATTGTTGTGAGTCAGGAGATTATCGATCGCATTAAAAATAATGAGATTGAAAAAGGAGACGTTCTTGGAATTGCTCGAATTGCTGGGATCATGGCTGTTAAGAAAACATCTGAACTCATTCCTTTATGTCATCCATTATTTATTAGTAAATGTGCCATTGATTTTGAAATTAATGAAGCAGAAAGTTATATTGAAGCGAGCTGTACGGTGAAAGTGGATCAAAAAACAGGCGTTGAGATGGAAGCTTTAACCGGGGTTAATATCGCTTTATTAACGATTTATGATATGTGTAAAGCCATTGATAAAAAAATGGAGTTAACAGATATTCGTTTATGTTATAAATCAGGTGGTAAAAGTGGTGTCTTCGTCAATGAAGAAAGATCATAA
- the modB gene encoding molybdate ABC transporter permease subunit — translation MKKDHKWLRLNYVFTLTFTVLPFLAFIIRGRLVEFNALDWQVISSSLWVSLKCSLIAMLIVILLGLPTGYYIARHSFKYKIFFDTLFNLPMILPPAVIGLLLLLTYGSHGFIGRYLLAMGIKTSFSSFAVILTFIFVSLPVFIKGVSVAFSEVDEQLETTARILGDSPLQVFKRITFPLAKKGLIVSLLMAWTRGLSEFGATIMFAGNLKGVTQTLPLAIYSAMESNMNNALFISFFMFILALLVLVSTHLLSEERDT, via the coding sequence ATGAAGAAAGATCATAAATGGTTACGCCTTAACTATGTTTTCACGTTGACTTTTACAGTTCTACCGTTTTTAGCATTTATTATAAGAGGACGTCTGGTTGAATTTAATGCGTTGGATTGGCAGGTCATTAGTTCGAGTCTATGGGTGAGCCTGAAATGTAGTCTGATTGCGATGCTCATTGTCATCCTTCTTGGACTTCCAACGGGTTATTATATCGCTAGACATTCCTTTAAATATAAAATTTTTTTTGATACTTTGTTTAATCTGCCGATGATTTTACCTCCCGCCGTCATCGGATTATTACTGCTTTTGACCTATGGAAGTCATGGGTTTATCGGACGCTATCTGTTAGCGATGGGGATCAAAACAAGTTTCTCTTCATTCGCTGTTATTTTGACATTTATCTTTGTGTCATTACCTGTTTTTATTAAAGGGGTTAGTGTCGCCTTTTCAGAGGTGGATGAGCAGTTAGAAACGACTGCACGCATTCTTGGAGATTCCCCGCTTCAAGTGTTTAAACGAATCACATTTCCTCTTGCTAAAAAAGGACTTATTGTTTCGTTATTAATGGCTTGGACACGAGGTCTATCTGAGTTTGGAGCAACGATTATGTTTGCTGGAAATTTAAAAGGAGTGACGCAAACTTTACCACTTGCCATTTATTCAGCAATGGAATCAAATATGAATAATGCATTATTCATTTCATTTTTCATGTTTATCCTTGCCTTACTCGTTTTAGTGAGCACGCATCTTTTAAGTGAGGAGCGTGATACTTAA
- a CDS encoding sulfate/molybdate ABC transporter ATP-binding protein, giving the protein MFHICINHLIHDTLTIEAEFELKAGEITTLIGKSGSGKSSLLNLITGVIHGKNVQIKSDTVTYQDIQTGTFIPVHERKFGYIQQKAQLFSHLSVWENLTYSRVPLDEKKLEDYLDIFELRPHLNKRVRELSGGEAQRVSIVRTLMSEPELLLIDEGFSALDPNLRLKLRDYLQTLKKELNIPILFVTHDLYEAYQLSDYVLFIENGKLIEQGTKKQMFHFPSNIKTARFIGVENIFKASSEDGQLKIDERLFEVDVSNVQVKSIGIKATHVSIHEEGLPAHVEKVIDDLTSVTIYLRLNGLHHPLLMKLSPLEAAKHHLHLHQQLNVKIHQFIFLEGHCD; this is encoded by the coding sequence ATGTTTCATATTTGTATTAATCATTTGATTCATGACACTTTAACAATAGAGGCGGAATTTGAATTAAAAGCGGGAGAAATTACAACGCTTATTGGAAAAAGCGGATCAGGAAAATCTAGTCTTTTAAATTTAATCACAGGTGTTATTCATGGAAAAAATGTTCAAATAAAAAGTGATACGGTGACGTATCAGGATATTCAGACAGGGACGTTTATCCCGGTTCATGAGCGAAAGTTTGGGTATATTCAACAAAAGGCTCAGCTGTTTTCCCATTTAAGTGTTTGGGAAAATCTGACGTATAGTCGAGTGCCCCTGGATGAGAAAAAACTTGAAGACTATCTCGATATCTTTGAGTTACGTCCACATCTTAATAAGCGAGTTCGTGAACTTTCCGGTGGAGAAGCTCAACGTGTTTCAATCGTTCGAACATTGATGAGTGAACCAGAGTTGTTACTCATTGATGAAGGCTTTAGCGCGCTCGATCCAAATTTGAGATTAAAACTAAGAGATTATTTACAGACATTAAAAAAAGAATTAAATATTCCGATCTTATTTGTGACTCATGATTTATATGAAGCGTATCAATTAAGTGATTACGTGTTATTTATTGAGAATGGAAAACTAATTGAACAAGGGACGAAGAAACAGATGTTTCATTTCCCGAGTAACATTAAAACTGCCCGCTTTATTGGGGTTGAAAATATTTTCAAAGCGTCTAGTGAAGATGGGCAGTTGAAGATTGATGAACGATTATTTGAAGTTGATGTTTCAAATGTTCAAGTGAAGTCTATTGGGATTAAAGCGACTCATGTCAGTATTCATGAGGAGGGGTTACCTGCACACGTAGAAAAAGTGATCGATGATTTGACATCCGTGACCATTTATTTAAGACTTAATGGACTTCATCATCCTTTATTGATGAAACTCTCACCGCTTGAAGCAGCAAAGCATCATCTTCATCTTCATCAACAGCTTAACGTTAAGATTCATCAATTTATTTTTTTGGAGGGTCATTGTGATTAA
- the mobB gene encoding molybdopterin-guanine dinucleotide biosynthesis protein B has translation MINLSTAILVGGKSRRMNGENKSFLMYQNQTFIERMITQLKPFDELLISVREREPYEKLGYPLIQDVYENIGPLSGLYECLKICRQEYLFVCATDMPKLTTELILYMQQFISSDYDCYVIEAGGKRHPLCAIYKKSLLPIIEEMIEKKEHRLMQLLNRAKTKVISLEYSCFDESVVMNVNTKEEFDVLKEPAIFCVSGIKNSGKTTLITKIIKQLTDRNYRVGVIKHDGHEFEIDVENTDTHKHRLAGSTGTIIYSKTKYAVMKDWSVIDLELLISYLSDLDVIIMEGMKHSSYPKIEVVREGRSNEIVCDPNTLLAIATNTNLTHESVDVVSLDDIDQIMDVIDRKVLGGKNARSISTKN, from the coding sequence GTGATTAACTTAAGTACAGCTATTCTAGTCGGTGGAAAGAGCCGTCGGATGAATGGTGAAAATAAATCATTTTTAATGTATCAAAATCAAACGTTTATCGAACGAATGATAACTCAATTAAAACCTTTTGATGAATTACTTATTTCCGTTCGAGAACGTGAACCATATGAAAAACTAGGCTATCCACTGATTCAAGATGTTTATGAAAATATTGGACCACTTTCTGGTTTATATGAGTGTCTGAAAATCTGTCGACAGGAGTATTTATTTGTTTGTGCGACAGATATGCCAAAGCTAACAACCGAATTAATTTTATATATGCAACAATTTATTAGTTCTGATTATGATTGTTATGTGATTGAAGCGGGAGGCAAACGACATCCATTATGTGCCATTTATAAAAAGTCATTATTGCCGATAATTGAAGAAATGATAGAGAAGAAGGAACACCGATTAATGCAATTGCTTAATCGAGCGAAAACTAAAGTGATTTCTCTTGAATACAGTTGTTTTGATGAATCTGTCGTCATGAACGTTAATACAAAAGAGGAGTTTGATGTATTAAAAGAACCAGCCATATTTTGTGTCAGTGGGATTAAAAATAGTGGGAAAACCACGTTGATTACGAAAATTATTAAACAATTAACAGATAGAAATTATCGTGTTGGTGTCATTAAACACGATGGTCATGAATTTGAAATCGATGTTGAAAATACTGATACGCATAAACATCGATTGGCTGGGAGTACGGGAACGATTATTTATTCAAAAACCAAATATGCTGTCATGAAAGATTGGTCTGTGATTGATTTAGAGTTATTAATCTCCTACTTATCTGATTTAGATGTCATCATTATGGAGGGAATGAAACATTCGTCTTATCCTAAAATAGAGGTGGTTAGAGAAGGACGATCGAATGAGATTGTCTGTGATCCCAACACATTACTAGCTATTGCAACCAACACAAATTTAACGCATGAAAGTGTTGATGTCGTCTCATTAGATGATATCGATCAAATCATGGATGTGATTGATAGAAAGGTTCTAGGTGGAAAAAATGCGAGATCAATATCAACGAAAAATTGA
- the moaA gene encoding GTP 3',8-cyclase MoaA → MRDQYQRKIDYVRISITDRCNLRCTYCMPGEEVDFIHHEKLLSTEEILKIVKAFEELGVTKVKITGGEPLVRKDIIELIASIKKMAGIQEVSITTNGVLLEKMIDDLEQAGLDSINISLDTLKPAQYALMTRRNQFDIVMRGIQCAIKSSIPKVKLNCVLIKEINGDEILDLVELAHQTRVHVRFIELMPIGYAKNLTPISEDEVLDLLSKHYEGVKPFEGKLGNGPAHYYEIEGFLGKVGFISAMSHRFCSTCNRVRVTSEGYLKTCLHFKKGIDLKAHIATGNLKEAILESLQKKPKQHQFNEVLNEEEVDQRMMVQIGG, encoded by the coding sequence ATGCGAGATCAATATCAACGAAAAATTGATTATGTCCGCATCTCAATTACGGATCGTTGTAATTTAAGATGTACGTATTGTATGCCAGGTGAAGAAGTTGACTTTATTCATCATGAGAAGTTACTGAGCACCGAAGAGATTTTAAAGATTGTTAAAGCGTTTGAAGAATTAGGCGTGACTAAAGTCAAGATTACAGGTGGAGAACCGCTTGTTCGTAAAGATATTATTGAACTGATTGCAAGCATTAAGAAAATGGCTGGAATACAAGAAGTAAGTATCACAACAAATGGTGTCTTACTCGAAAAAATGATAGATGATTTAGAGCAAGCTGGGCTTGATAGTATCAATATTAGTTTAGATACATTAAAACCTGCTCAGTATGCACTCATGACGCGTCGAAATCAATTTGATATCGTCATGCGAGGAATTCAGTGTGCGATTAAGAGTTCTATTCCTAAAGTTAAATTAAACTGTGTCCTGATTAAGGAGATTAATGGGGATGAGATTTTAGATTTAGTCGAACTAGCTCATCAAACTCGTGTACATGTTCGTTTTATTGAATTAATGCCGATCGGTTATGCAAAGAATTTAACACCGATTTCCGAAGATGAGGTCCTTGATTTATTAAGTAAGCATTATGAAGGCGTTAAACCATTTGAAGGGAAACTAGGAAATGGGCCAGCTCATTACTATGAGATTGAAGGATTTTTAGGAAAAGTTGGCTTTATTTCAGCGATGAGTCATCGTTTCTGTTCAACATGTAATCGAGTTCGCGTAACGAGTGAAGGATATTTAAAAACGTGCCTTCACTTTAAAAAAGGAATCGATTTAAAAGCTCATATTGCCACAGGCAATTTAAAGGAAGCAATTTTAGAAAGTTTACAAAAGAAACCAAAGCAACACCAGTTTAATGAAGTATTAAATGAAGAAGAAGTTGACCAACGAATGATGGTTCAAATAGGAGGATAA
- a CDS encoding MOSC domain-containing protein: protein MGKVHAICISEKKGTQKSFIEEATFIENFGIENDAHAGKWHRQVSLLAYEKIADFNSRGAEVKDGAFGENLVVEGIDFTSLPIGTIFKCNEVELELTQIGKECHHHCLIYYKMGECIMPKNGVFTRVLKGGVIRVGDEMTYELPVE from the coding sequence ATGGGAAAAGTACATGCAATTTGTATTAGTGAAAAAAAAGGAACACAAAAATCATTTATTGAAGAAGCAACATTTATTGAGAATTTTGGAATTGAAAATGATGCGCATGCAGGAAAATGGCATCGACAAGTTTCGTTATTAGCTTATGAAAAAATTGCTGATTTCAATTCACGCGGGGCCGAAGTTAAGGATGGAGCGTTTGGTGAAAATTTAGTTGTCGAAGGCATTGATTTTACGTCACTTCCAATTGGAACTATTTTTAAATGTAATGAGGTAGAGTTAGAGTTAACTCAAATCGGTAAAGAATGTCATCATCATTGTTTAATTTATTATAAAATGGGAGAATGTATCATGCCTAAAAATGGAGTGTTCACTCGTGTATTAAAAGGTGGCGTTATCCGAGTAGGCGATGAGATGACGTATGAGTTACCAGTCGAGTAG
- the modA gene encoding molybdate ABC transporter substrate-binding protein, with amino-acid sequence MKKWWLSLLIGCLLVGCSQKQEPTVELNVSAASSLQEAMQEIAADFMELYPNVKVQLNFGGSNVLKTQIVEGFDVDLFLSANFKQYDELVQLGKIEAGSLFATNRVVIVTNNHQVQSVYDLAKPNLQVVLANESVPIGQYAASIIDSIDENEPGFKAAIDQNIVSREENVRQVLMKITLNEGDAAFVYQTDLTPDVNDQVTVVYLPNEYDVISEYYMGIIKQNEVKKEAEQLYDYILSDAGQEVLKSYGYE; translated from the coding sequence ATGAAAAAATGGTGGTTAAGCTTATTAATCGGTTGTTTATTAGTCGGATGTAGTCAAAAGCAAGAACCAACCGTTGAACTCAATGTCTCAGCTGCTTCTTCATTACAAGAAGCAATGCAAGAAATTGCAGCTGATTTCATGGAACTCTATCCTAATGTAAAGGTTCAATTGAATTTTGGCGGATCGAATGTTCTAAAAACACAAATTGTTGAAGGATTTGATGTGGATTTATTTTTATCAGCGAATTTTAAACAATATGATGAACTCGTGCAGTTAGGAAAAATTGAAGCGGGTTCATTATTTGCAACCAATCGTGTCGTTATTGTGACAAATAATCATCAAGTTCAAAGTGTTTATGATTTGGCTAAACCAAATCTTCAAGTGGTACTTGCTAATGAATCGGTCCCAATTGGTCAATATGCAGCATCGATTATTGATTCAATTGATGAGAATGAACCAGGATTTAAAGCAGCCATTGATCAAAATATTGTGTCGCGTGAAGAAAATGTTCGCCAAGTGTTGATGAAAATCACCTTAAATGAAGGCGATGCTGCTTTTGTTTATCAAACGGATTTAACACCAGACGTTAACGATCAAGTAACTGTCGTTTATCTTCCGAATGAGTATGATGTGATTAGCGAATACTACATGGGAATCATTAAACAAAATGAAGTGAAGAAAGAAGCCGAGCAATTATATGACTATATTTTATCAGATGCCGGTCAAGAGGTTTTAAAATCATATGGATATGAATAG
- a CDS encoding MogA/MoaB family molybdenum cofactor biosynthesis protein — translation MDMNRIQAAIITMSDSRSQSTEKADESGAVIKEILEANDYEVVHYELISDDLDGIKNSLIRVCDQNISLVLTTGGTGLSKRDNTPEATKAVIEKEVQGISEAMRYHSLQITPRAMLSRGVSGIRQNSLIINLPGSPKAVRENLEYIIPSLRHGLEILRGEASNCAGK, via the coding sequence ATGGATATGAATAGAATTCAAGCAGCTATTATTACCATGTCTGATTCACGTTCACAGTCAACTGAAAAAGCAGATGAAAGTGGAGCAGTGATTAAAGAAATTTTAGAAGCCAATGATTATGAAGTGGTTCATTATGAACTGATTAGTGATGATTTAGATGGAATTAAAAATAGTTTAATTCGCGTTTGTGATCAAAATATTAGTTTAGTTTTAACGACAGGTGGAACAGGACTGTCTAAACGAGATAATACCCCTGAAGCGACAAAAGCAGTCATTGAAAAAGAAGTTCAAGGAATTAGTGAAGCGATGCGTTATCATAGCTTACAAATTACTCCACGTGCCATGCTATCACGTGGAGTATCGGGTATTCGTCAAAATTCATTAATTATTAATCTGCCAGGAAGCCCGAAAGCAGTTCGAGAAAATTTAGAGTATATTATTCCTTCACTTCGCCATGGATTAGAAATTTTACGTGGAGAAGCGAGTAATTGCGCTGGAAAATAA
- a CDS encoding threonine aldolase family protein translates to MQTNMLQTPGYGTDYYCQQAKEYIQTYLNPTKCDIHFLMGGTQTNLTFISHVLRPYEAVLSPSTGHIAFNETGSIEATGHKVIEIPSIDGKVTLEALQKIVAAHNTVHMLKPKLLYLSNPTELGTLYSKQELERLSHFCQDHQLYLYLDGARLGSALTAPSNTLQLSDYAHLTDAFYIGGTKNGALFGEALVISNPLLQDCFRFSMKQKGALLAKGRLLGIQFAELFQNQLYFKIGQEANSMAQLLKEGLSTLNFPFLVDSDTNQLFPIFPNSLIDYLHQRFTFLVWDTYDESHSIIRLITSFSTTRQDIYEFLSSIIQFQEKDALQR, encoded by the coding sequence ATGCAAACAAATATGCTACAAACACCAGGGTATGGGACAGACTATTATTGTCAACAAGCAAAAGAATACATTCAAACATATCTCAATCCAACAAAGTGCGATATTCACTTTTTGATGGGTGGCACTCAAACCAATTTAACCTTTATTTCACACGTCCTAAGACCTTATGAAGCAGTTCTCTCTCCTTCAACCGGTCATATTGCCTTTAATGAAACAGGTTCAATTGAAGCCACGGGACACAAAGTCATCGAAATACCAAGTATTGATGGAAAAGTCACGCTTGAAGCATTACAAAAAATCGTTGCCGCTCATAACACGGTACACATGTTAAAACCTAAACTTCTTTATTTATCTAATCCAACTGAACTTGGAACCCTTTATTCTAAGCAAGAGTTAGAGAGGCTCTCTCATTTTTGTCAAGATCATCAACTTTATCTCTACTTAGATGGAGCTCGGCTAGGATCCGCTTTAACCGCTCCCTCTAATACGCTACAATTATCAGACTACGCTCATCTAACTGATGCCTTTTATATTGGTGGAACAAAAAATGGCGCTTTATTTGGCGAAGCACTCGTCATTTCAAATCCACTGCTTCAAGACTGCTTTCGATTTAGTATGAAGCAAAAAGGAGCACTTTTAGCCAAAGGACGTCTTCTTGGCATTCAATTTGCAGAACTTTTTCAAAATCAGCTTTATTTTAAAATTGGGCAAGAAGCAAATAGCATGGCACAATTATTAAAAGAAGGTTTAAGCACACTTAATTTTCCATTTCTCGTCGATAGTGATACTAATCAACTCTTTCCGATTTTTCCAAATTCTTTAATTGACTATCTTCATCAACGATTTACGTTTTTAGTCTGGGATACCTATGACGAGTCTCACTCGATCATTCGACTCATTACGTCATTCTCTACGACTCGTCAAGATATTTATGAGTTTCTAAGTTCAATTATTCAATTTCAAGAAAAGGATGCCCTTCAACGATGA
- a CDS encoding cation diffusion facilitator family transporter, translating to MLTKWLTKHLIKNSDQVQDETVRERYIYVAGMVGVVANVLLFIIKFIVGMLAGSIAVMADAFNNFSDMASSVITMVGVKLANRPADKEHPHGHGRIEYISALIVAFMVMLVGVQFIQSSINRILNPSEIKFEWISFILLAVSVLVKLWLSRFNKQMGETIHSTALKAASVDALGDVFTSSTVLLSFLVARFTTFPIDGYAGVLVACFILYAGYSLVKETISPLLGEAPDEELVNQIYERLLSFEYVTGAHDLMIHNYGVGRIIASIHAEIPADIDIMTIHDVIDEAERQISEELNLHLVIHMDPVCIETEEIRVMKAELENIINEHDVIMSMHDFRIIGHEPNRNLIFDLVVDGSKLTKEITEQSIKDEVTQRIQMSHPSYRCVIVIDKIYT from the coding sequence ATGCTTACTAAATGGTTAACGAAACACTTAATTAAAAATAGTGATCAAGTCCAAGATGAAACGGTTCGAGAACGATATATTTATGTGGCGGGCATGGTCGGAGTAGTGGCCAATGTCTTATTATTCATCATTAAATTTATCGTTGGAATGTTAGCAGGAAGTATTGCGGTGATGGCAGATGCCTTTAATAATTTCTCTGACATGGCCTCATCTGTTATTACGATGGTCGGAGTTAAGTTAGCGAATCGTCCAGCCGATAAGGAACATCCACATGGACATGGGCGTATTGAATATATTTCGGCTTTAATTGTTGCTTTTATGGTTATGTTAGTTGGCGTACAATTTATTCAATCGTCGATTAATCGTATTTTAAATCCAAGTGAAATCAAGTTTGAATGGATTTCTTTTATTTTATTAGCAGTTTCTGTGTTAGTCAAACTGTGGCTGAGCCGATTTAACAAACAAATGGGAGAAACGATTCATTCAACAGCCTTAAAGGCCGCTTCTGTTGATGCGTTAGGGGATGTATTTACCTCAAGTACGGTGTTACTTTCATTTTTAGTGGCACGTTTTACAACGTTCCCCATTGACGGATATGCTGGGGTATTAGTAGCATGCTTTATTTTGTATGCGGGGTATTCATTAGTCAAAGAAACGATTAGTCCTTTACTAGGCGAAGCACCTGATGAAGAATTAGTGAATCAAATTTATGAACGTTTGTTATCGTTTGAATATGTCACAGGGGCACATGATTTAATGATTCATAACTATGGTGTTGGACGTATCATTGCTTCAATCCACGCTGAAATTCCAGCTGATATCGATATCATGACGATTCATGATGTGATCGATGAGGCCGAGCGTCAAATCTCAGAGGAATTAAATTTACATTTAGTCATTCATATGGATCCTGTTTGTATTGAAACAGAAGAGATTAGAGTGATGAAAGCTGAATTAGAGAACATCATTAACGAGCATGATGTGATTATGTCGATGCATGACTTTAGAATCATTGGGCACGAACCGAATAGAAATTTAATCTTTGACTTAGTTGTTGATGGTTCAAAGTTAACAAAAGAAATCACGGAACAGAGTATCAAAGATGAAGTCACTCAGCGTATTCAAATGTCACATCCAAGCTATCGTTGTGTCATTGTCATTGATAAAATTTATACGTAA
- the bcp gene encoding thioredoxin-dependent thiol peroxidase, which translates to MEPVILTEGMEAPDFTLMGSDHQQHSLHDYRGRKVILYFYPRDNTPGCTNQAKAFRDAIESFNEQNAVILGISRDSVASHEKFIAKHELPFILLSDHEEIVCHLYDVLKEKNMYGKKAIGIERSTFLIDEAGIITKIYRKVKVAGHIEAVLESCSL; encoded by the coding sequence ATGGAACCAGTTATTTTAACGGAAGGAATGGAAGCTCCTGACTTTACCTTAATGGGATCTGATCATCAACAACATTCATTACACGATTATCGTGGACGTAAAGTGATTTTATACTTCTATCCACGTGATAATACACCTGGTTGTACAAATCAAGCGAAAGCTTTCCGTGATGCTATCGAATCCTTTAATGAACAAAATGCGGTGATTTTAGGAATTAGTCGTGATAGTGTCGCTAGTCATGAAAAGTTTATCGCTAAACATGAGTTACCCTTCATTTTACTCTCTGATCATGAAGAAATCGTCTGCCATTTATATGATGTTTTAAAAGAAAAAAATATGTACGGTAAAAAAGCCATTGGTATTGAGCGTTCAACCTTCTTAATTGATGAAGCGGGAATTATCACAAAAATTTATCGTAAAGTAAAAGTGGCTGGTCACATTGAAGCAGTATTAGAAAGCTGCTCATTATAA
- the yaaA gene encoding peroxide stress protein YaaA — MLMMLSPAKTFKTIELEPLDLSNELIFKNKTKQLVNQLQTYSVSELSTLMKMSEALAEVNVTRFAQFYEKNQQGMYAIHAFEGEAYKGLDSLSLNQEALEFSKESLRILSGLYGVLKPFDVMNPYRLEMGLSWSGEHGKDLYQYWKEDLTVHFLNELSETKGDQVLLNLASKEYSKALNLKQIEKTYPVITIEFKEQKGEAFKVVGMYAKRARGQMARYILNHQIHEVEQVKAFNEGGYTFNPDLSTEKTWIFTR; from the coding sequence ATGTTAATGATGTTATCACCAGCAAAAACATTTAAAACCATTGAATTAGAACCATTAGATTTATCAAATGAATTAATTTTTAAAAATAAAACAAAACAATTGGTTAATCAGTTACAAACTTATTCGGTGAGTGAGTTATCAACTTTAATGAAAATGTCTGAAGCGCTTGCAGAGGTAAATGTAACAAGGTTCGCTCAATTTTATGAAAAAAATCAACAAGGCATGTATGCCATTCATGCCTTTGAAGGAGAAGCTTATAAAGGGTTAGATTCGTTAAGTTTAAATCAAGAAGCACTTGAATTTTCAAAAGAGTCGCTTCGAATTTTATCTGGACTTTATGGAGTATTAAAACCATTTGATGTGATGAATCCTTATCGCTTAGAAATGGGATTATCATGGTCAGGAGAGCATGGGAAAGATTTATATCAGTATTGGAAAGAAGATTTAACGGTTCATTTCTTAAATGAATTAAGTGAAACAAAAGGGGATCAAGTCCTATTAAACTTAGCATCAAAAGAGTACAGTAAAGCTTTAAATTTAAAACAAATTGAGAAAACGTATCCTGTGATTACGATTGAATTTAAAGAGCAAAAAGGTGAGGCGTTTAAAGTAGTGGGGATGTATGCTAAACGCGCACGCGGTCAAATGGCGCGTTATATTTTAAACCATCAAATTCATGAGGTTGAACAAGTTAAAGCATTTAATGAAGGAGGCTATACGTTTAATCCAGATTTATCAACCGAAAAAACATGGATTTTTACCCGTTAG
- a CDS encoding MFS transporter yields the protein MPFNSRLNVLIEVAQALAVFIGGLLAEVSFELSYLIAILMAIGSLSVALQFKEPMIHETQERSSVKDHFQQCFIMMKLNRRLLAMLLYFPLMMTFTTVIYFYAQAYFSDFSYSKSTISLIFLVNGLVSALGALLAEKVERWCQGKAWLFVPLSMSVMICIFGYVEAKVGIFVFCLINFLSAILYPISSVYMNEETPSEKRATIISVSSMMFSLMMILIFPLCGWLGERVGLAQAFQVIGLLNLLIVGTIALIRK from the coding sequence TTGCCATTTAATAGTCGATTAAATGTATTGATTGAAGTGGCTCAAGCGTTAGCTGTTTTTATTGGAGGTCTTTTAGCTGAAGTTAGTTTTGAGTTAAGCTATCTGATTGCAATTTTAATGGCGATAGGGTCCTTGAGTGTCGCTTTACAATTTAAAGAACCAATGATTCATGAAACTCAAGAGCGTTCATCTGTGAAAGATCATTTTCAACAATGCTTTATCATGATGAAATTAAATCGTCGTCTGTTAGCTATGCTACTTTATTTTCCGTTAATGATGACATTTACAACGGTCATCTATTTTTATGCTCAAGCTTATTTTTCAGACTTTTCTTATTCAAAATCGACTATCTCCCTCATTTTTTTAGTGAATGGATTAGTGAGTGCACTTGGTGCATTACTAGCTGAAAAAGTTGAAAGGTGGTGCCAGGGAAAGGCCTGGTTATTTGTACCGCTTAGTATGAGTGTGATGATTTGTATATTTGGATATGTTGAGGCTAAAGTTGGCATTTTTGTTTTTTGCTTAATTAATTTCTTAAGTGCTATTTTATATCCGATTAGCAGTGTTTATATGAATGAAGAGACGCCATCTGAAAAGCGAGCAACGATTATTTCAGTAAGTAGTATGATGTTTTCCCTTATGATGATTTTAATTTTTCCGCTTTGTGGATGGTTAGGAGAAAGAGTTGGGTTAGCCCAAGCATTTCAAGTCATTGGTTTATTAAATCTTTTGATTGTAGGAACGATTGCTCTAATTAGAAAATAA